A single window of Gossypium hirsutum isolate 1008001.06 chromosome A10, Gossypium_hirsutum_v2.1, whole genome shotgun sequence DNA harbors:
- the LOC107902470 gene encoding vacuolar-processing enzyme-like has protein sequence MSLASDITYRKAPDGSVRKVEAQKQVMEAMSHRMHVDNSILLIGKLLFGVERGPEVLNTVRTFETHCGSLAQYGMKHMRSLVNICNAGIETEKMGEASAQACFNIPSGHWGSLGKGFSA, from the exons ATGTCTCTTGCATCGGATATTACT TATCGCAAGGCACCTGATGGCTCGGTTAGGAAGGTTGAAGCTCAAAAGCAGGTTATGGAAGCCATGTCCCATAGAATGCATGTAGACAACAGTATACTACTCATTGGAAAGCTGTTATTCGGAGTTGAAAGAGGCCCTGAAGTTTTAAACACT GTGAGAACCTTTGAGACGCACTGCGGATCACTGGCTCAGTACGGGATGAAACACATGCGTTCCCTTGTGAACATCTGCAATGCTGGAATTGAGACAGAAAAGATGGGTGAGGCATCAGCACAAGCTTGTTTCAACATTCCTTCAGGACATTGGGGTTCTCTTGGGAAAGGGTTCAGTGCATAA
- the LOC107904213 gene encoding linoleate 13S-lipoxygenase 3-1, chloroplastic isoform X2, whose translation MAVAKEMMGCSSFVSSSKVFLNSTYGFQQKQNRFLFVKPVWVPMEQKRRVHLRKAAKVPVVAAISEDLIKAKAKAVPAQKEKAVEFKVTATITIRNKNKEDFKETLVKHFDAFTDMIGRNVVLELISTEEDPKTMAPKRSKEAVLKDWSKKANVKAEKVYYTAEFTVDSNFGVPGAITVTNKHQKEFFLESITIEDFAYGPLHFPCNSWVQSNKHHPGKRIFFTNQPYLPDQTPKGLRALREKELDDLRGNGKGVRKLSDRVYDFDVYNDLGNPDKGIDYARPMLGGEKVPYPRRCRTGRGPSETDMEAESRVEKPLPIYVPRDEQFEESKQNAFSAGRLRAVLHNLLPQLKASISTHNRDLNSFSDIDGLYKEGLLLKLGFHETVKKLPKMVSKLQESSEGLLKYETPKVVSKDKFAWLRDDEFGRQALAGVNPVNIERLASFPPVSKLDPEIYGPQESALKEEHIAGQLNGMTIQQALDENKLFMVDYHDIYLPFLDRINALDGRKSYATRTIFFLTPSGTLKPVAIELSLPHTSPNSRSKRVVTPPVDATTNWIWQLAKAHVCSNDAGVHQLVNHWLRTHACMEPFILAAHRQLSAMHPIFKLLDPHMRYTLEINALARQSLISADGVIENCFTPGRYCMEMSAAAYRSHWRFDKEGLPADLIRRISIEAYGQFLLSSHGSYVLLQLTNENL comes from the exons ATGGCAGTGGCTAAAGAAATGATGGGTTGTTCTTCATTTGTGTCTTCATCGAAAGTGTTTCTAAATTCAACTTATGGTTTCCAACAGAAACAGAACCGGTTCCTCTTTGTTAAACCTGTCTGGGTTCCAATGGAACAAAAGAGAAGGGTGCATTTGAGGAAAGCTGCTAAGGTCCCTGTGGTGGCTGCTATTAGTGAAGATTTGATAAAAGCCAAGGCCAAAGCCGTGCCTGCTCAAAAGGAAAAAGCTGTTGAGTTTAAGGTGACTGCTACTATAACTATCAGGAACAAGAACAAGGAAGATTTTAAAGAGACTTTAGTTAAGCATTTCGATGCTTTTACCGACATGATCGGAAGGAATGTCGTTTTGGAACTCATtagtactgaagaagatccta AAACCATGGCTCCAAAGAGAAGCAAAGAAGCAGTGTTGAAGGATTGGTCCAAGAAAGCAAACGTTAAAGCCGAGAAAGTTTATTACACGGCGGAATTTACGGTGGACTCGAATTTCGGAGTACCGGGTGCTATCACGGTGACCAACAAGCACCAAAAGGAATTTTTCCTGGAAAGCATCACCATTGAAGATTTTGCTTATGGTCCTCTGCATTTTCCCTGCAATTCTTGGGTACAATCCAACAAACACCATCCTGGGAAACGGATTTTCTTCACCAATCAG CCTTATTTACCCGACCAGACACCGAAAGGTCTAAGAGCATTAAGAGAGAAAGAGCTAGACGATCTGAGGGGCAATGGCAAAGGTGTGAGGAAACTCTCTGACAGGGTTTACGACTTCGATGTATACAATGACTTGGGAAATCCAGACAAGGGCATTGATTATGCCAGGCCGATGCTCGGTGGTGAAAAAGTGCCTTACCCGAGACGGTGTCGCACTGGCCGTGGTCCTAGTGAAACAG ACATGGAAGCAGAGAGCAGAGTTGAGAAGCCATTGCCAATTTACGTGCCTAGAGATGAACAATTTGAGGAGTCGAAGCAGAACGCTTTCTCTGCAGGGAGGCTTAGAGCAGTGCTACACAACTTGTTGCCGCAGTTGAAAGCCAGCATTTCCACCCATAACCGCGACCTTAACTCCTTTTCCGATATTGATGGTCTTTACAAAGAAGGGCTCCTCCTCAAATTAGGCTTTCACGAAACAGTGAAGAAGTTGCCGAAAATGGTCAGCAAATTACAAGAATCTAGTGAAGGACTCCTCAAATATGAAACCCCTAAAGTTGTTTCCA AGGACAAGTTTGCCTGGTTGCGCGATGACGAATTTGGCCGCCAAGCATTGGCTGGTGTCAACCCTGTCAACATCGAGAGACTTGCCTCTTTTCCACCAGTGAGCAAGCTCGACCCCGAGATCTATGGCCCCCAGGAATCTGCACTCAAAGAAGAGCACATTGCGGGCCAGCTTAATGGCATGACTATTCAACAG GCTTTGGATGAAAACAAGTTGTTTATGGTGGATTATCATGACATTTACCTACCGTTTCTTGATCGGATTAATGCTCTTGATGGCCGAAAATCATATGCTACTCGTACCATATTTTTCTTGACTCCGAGCGGGACTCTCAAGCCAGTCGCCATTGAGCTAAGCCTCCCTCATACCTCACCAAATTCCCGATCCAAACGTGTCGTCACACCTCCTGTTGATGCAACCACAAATTGGATTTGGCAGCTTGCTAAGGCTCACGTTTGCTCCAATGATGCTGGTGTTCACCAATTGGTTAACCACTG GTTAcgaacacatgcatgcatggaacCTTTTATATTGGCTGCACATAGGCAATTGAGCGCAATGCACCCGATCTTTAAGCTTTTGGATCCACACATGAGATATACACTAGAGATCAATGCCCTAGCTCGCCAAAGCTTGATCAGCGCTGATGGTGTTATCGAGAACTGCTTCACTCCCGGTCGCTACTGCATGGAGATGAGTGCTGCTGCTTATCGGAGCCATTGGCGCTTTGACAAGGAAGGCCTGCCTGCGGATCTAATCCGAAG GATATCTATTGAAGCATATGGACAATTTTTGCTTTCTTCACATGGAAGTTATGTTTTGTTACAATTGACAAACGAAAACCTTTGA
- the LOC107904213 gene encoding linoleate 13S-lipoxygenase 3-1, chloroplastic isoform X1, with protein sequence MAVAKEMMGCSSFVSSSKVFLNSTYGFQQKQNRFLFVKPVWVPMEQKRRVHLRKAAKVPVVAAISEDLIKAKAKAVPAQKEKAVEFKVTATITIRNKNKEDFKETLVKHFDAFTDMIGRNVVLELISTEEDPKTMAPKRSKEAVLKDWSKKANVKAEKVYYTAEFTVDSNFGVPGAITVTNKHQKEFFLESITIEDFAYGPLHFPCNSWVQSNKHHPGKRIFFTNQPYLPDQTPKGLRALREKELDDLRGNGKGVRKLSDRVYDFDVYNDLGNPDKGIDYARPMLGGEKVPYPRRCRTGRGPSETDMEAESRVEKPLPIYVPRDEQFEESKQNAFSAGRLRAVLHNLLPQLKASISTHNRDLNSFSDIDGLYKEGLLLKLGFHETVKKLPKMVSKLQESSEGLLKYETPKVVSKDKFAWLRDDEFGRQALAGVNPVNIERLASFPPVSKLDPEIYGPQESALKEEHIAGQLNGMTIQQALDENKLFMVDYHDIYLPFLDRINALDGRKSYATRTIFFLTPSGTLKPVAIELSLPHTSPNSRSKRVVTPPVDATTNWIWQLAKAHVCSNDAGVHQLVNHWLRTHACMEPFILAAHRQLSAMHPIFKLLDPHMRYTLEINALARQSLISADGVIENCFTPGRYCMEMSAAAYRSHWRFDKEGLPADLIRRGIAVPDPTQPHGLKLLIEDYPYASDGLLIWNALENWVRTYVNRYYPNSSLVCNDRELQQWYHESVHVGHADFSKESWWPSLKTTDDLVSILTTLIWLASAQHAALNFGQYPYGGYVPNRPPLMRRLIPDENDLEYANFLADPQKYFLSALPSLLQATKFMAVVDTLSTHSPDEEYLGERQHPSIWSGDAEIVEAFFGFSAEIRRIEKEIEKRNADPNLKNRCGAGVLPYELLAPSSGPGVTCRGVPNSVSI encoded by the exons ATGGCAGTGGCTAAAGAAATGATGGGTTGTTCTTCATTTGTGTCTTCATCGAAAGTGTTTCTAAATTCAACTTATGGTTTCCAACAGAAACAGAACCGGTTCCTCTTTGTTAAACCTGTCTGGGTTCCAATGGAACAAAAGAGAAGGGTGCATTTGAGGAAAGCTGCTAAGGTCCCTGTGGTGGCTGCTATTAGTGAAGATTTGATAAAAGCCAAGGCCAAAGCCGTGCCTGCTCAAAAGGAAAAAGCTGTTGAGTTTAAGGTGACTGCTACTATAACTATCAGGAACAAGAACAAGGAAGATTTTAAAGAGACTTTAGTTAAGCATTTCGATGCTTTTACCGACATGATCGGAAGGAATGTCGTTTTGGAACTCATtagtactgaagaagatccta AAACCATGGCTCCAAAGAGAAGCAAAGAAGCAGTGTTGAAGGATTGGTCCAAGAAAGCAAACGTTAAAGCCGAGAAAGTTTATTACACGGCGGAATTTACGGTGGACTCGAATTTCGGAGTACCGGGTGCTATCACGGTGACCAACAAGCACCAAAAGGAATTTTTCCTGGAAAGCATCACCATTGAAGATTTTGCTTATGGTCCTCTGCATTTTCCCTGCAATTCTTGGGTACAATCCAACAAACACCATCCTGGGAAACGGATTTTCTTCACCAATCAG CCTTATTTACCCGACCAGACACCGAAAGGTCTAAGAGCATTAAGAGAGAAAGAGCTAGACGATCTGAGGGGCAATGGCAAAGGTGTGAGGAAACTCTCTGACAGGGTTTACGACTTCGATGTATACAATGACTTGGGAAATCCAGACAAGGGCATTGATTATGCCAGGCCGATGCTCGGTGGTGAAAAAGTGCCTTACCCGAGACGGTGTCGCACTGGCCGTGGTCCTAGTGAAACAG ACATGGAAGCAGAGAGCAGAGTTGAGAAGCCATTGCCAATTTACGTGCCTAGAGATGAACAATTTGAGGAGTCGAAGCAGAACGCTTTCTCTGCAGGGAGGCTTAGAGCAGTGCTACACAACTTGTTGCCGCAGTTGAAAGCCAGCATTTCCACCCATAACCGCGACCTTAACTCCTTTTCCGATATTGATGGTCTTTACAAAGAAGGGCTCCTCCTCAAATTAGGCTTTCACGAAACAGTGAAGAAGTTGCCGAAAATGGTCAGCAAATTACAAGAATCTAGTGAAGGACTCCTCAAATATGAAACCCCTAAAGTTGTTTCCA AGGACAAGTTTGCCTGGTTGCGCGATGACGAATTTGGCCGCCAAGCATTGGCTGGTGTCAACCCTGTCAACATCGAGAGACTTGCCTCTTTTCCACCAGTGAGCAAGCTCGACCCCGAGATCTATGGCCCCCAGGAATCTGCACTCAAAGAAGAGCACATTGCGGGCCAGCTTAATGGCATGACTATTCAACAG GCTTTGGATGAAAACAAGTTGTTTATGGTGGATTATCATGACATTTACCTACCGTTTCTTGATCGGATTAATGCTCTTGATGGCCGAAAATCATATGCTACTCGTACCATATTTTTCTTGACTCCGAGCGGGACTCTCAAGCCAGTCGCCATTGAGCTAAGCCTCCCTCATACCTCACCAAATTCCCGATCCAAACGTGTCGTCACACCTCCTGTTGATGCAACCACAAATTGGATTTGGCAGCTTGCTAAGGCTCACGTTTGCTCCAATGATGCTGGTGTTCACCAATTGGTTAACCACTG GTTAcgaacacatgcatgcatggaacCTTTTATATTGGCTGCACATAGGCAATTGAGCGCAATGCACCCGATCTTTAAGCTTTTGGATCCACACATGAGATATACACTAGAGATCAATGCCCTAGCTCGCCAAAGCTTGATCAGCGCTGATGGTGTTATCGAGAACTGCTTCACTCCCGGTCGCTACTGCATGGAGATGAGTGCTGCTGCTTATCGGAGCCATTGGCGCTTTGACAAGGAAGGCCTGCCTGCGGATCTAATCCGAAG GGGAATTGCGGTTCCTGACCCAACACAGCCACATGGTCTAAAGCTCCTGATTGAAGACTACCCATATGCCTCGGACGGGCTACTGATATGGAATGCTCTCGAGAATTGGGTTCGAACCTATGTGAACCGTTACTACCCGAATTCAAGCCTGGTGTGCAATGACAGAGAGCTACAGCAATGGTACCATGAGTCTGTCCATGTAGGCCATGCTGATTTCAGCAAAGAGTCGTGGTGGCCCTCATTGAAGACAACGGATGATCTAGTTTCCATCCTAACCACCCTCATTTGGCTCGCTTCGGCCCAACACGCTGCACTTAATTTCGGACAGTACCCTTATGGTGGCTATGTCCCCAACCGTCCTCCTCTAATGAGGAGATTAATACCCGATGAAAACGACCTCGAGTATGCTAATTTCCTTGCTGATCCACAAAAATATTTCCTATCAGCGTTGCCAAGTTTATTACAAGCAACTAAGTTCATGGCTGTGGTCGACACCTTATCGACACACTCACCCGATGAGGAGTACTTAGGAGAACGACAGCATCCGTCGATTTGGTCCGGTGACGCCGAGATAGTCGAAGCCTTTTTTGGGTTCTCAGCGGAGATCAGACGGatagaaaaagagattgagaaaAGGAATGCCGATCCTAACCTAAAGAACCGGTGCGGAGCCGGGGTGTTACCATATGAGTTGCTTGCACCTAGCTCAGGTCCTGGGGTAACATGTAGGGGCGTCCCTAACAGTGTTTCGATATGA
- the LOC107904212 gene encoding uncharacterized protein has product MSFMKGDLLTKTRKLVNGLAKPQPVWLKAMEQAPTATFPRPDGKLKAISLPEDVYIKKFFQKYPVAKGHDAIKISAYDPPPARLFGLRVLELKEQGVTDEEAMAVADMEYRKEKKEKKKAYARLKQIARLQGKKPPPNPYPSAIKERQALERKFVRERFSSPEIWKIVEKIKEERRAERFNGTVSGGF; this is encoded by the exons ATGTCGTTCATGAAAGGAGATTTGTTAACGAAAACAAGGAAACTCGTCAATGGTTTAGCCAAACCTCAGCCTGTTTGGCTTAAAGCCATGGAACA GGCTCCAACGGCAACCTTTCCTCGTCCCGATGGAAAACTTAAGGCAATCAGCCTCCCAGAGGACGTTTACATTAAAAAGTTCTTCCAGAAATATCCGGTTGCAAAAGGTCACGATGCCATCAA AATATCTGCTTATGACCCTCCACCGGCACGTCTATTTGGTTTGCGAGTACTTGAATTGAAAGAGCAGGGAGTCACCGACGAGGAAGCAATGGCCGTAGCTGAT ATGGAATATCGGAaggagaaaaaggaaaagaagaaagcaTATGCTCGTTTAAAACAAATAGCCCGTCTTCAAGGAAAGAAACCTCCACCAAACCCGTACCCTAGTGCAATCAAGGAGAGACAAGCGCTGGAGAGAAAGTTTGTCCGAGAACGTTTCTCCAGTCCAGAGATATGgaaaattgttgaaaaaattaaAGAGGAGCGGCGAGCTGAGAGGTTCAATGGAACAGTCAGTGGTGGCTTTTGA